One part of the Sorangiineae bacterium MSr11954 genome encodes these proteins:
- a CDS encoding serine/threonine protein kinase, with protein MHASVQIGDVLASKYRIESILGTGAMGVVVSARHVQLGSRVALKFMLPEVLAVRGAAARFLREARAAARLRGEHIVRVSDVGTLETGAPYIVMEFLEGSDLDAVLRARGPLPVREALGYVLDACEALDEAHRAGIVHRDIKPKNLFLTRRPNGTALIKVLDFGISKLTDAAEDFHATATRTGAVLGSPAFMAPEQIRSAKHVDARADIYALGSLVYYLVSKTFPFDAETIGELFGKVLYLEPMPLRARRPNVPASLEAIVSRCLQKDPLARFPDVRELMSALRSVLDAMPPARNESLAARELHIEARFQQRARAADPVSHATAQSTFRHAAISSARALNPKRARPALLTGLSFVVAFVLLVAGDVSAVRLRLTYRGL; from the coding sequence GTGCATGCGTCGGTTCAGATAGGCGATGTCCTCGCGTCGAAGTATCGAATCGAGAGCATCCTGGGCACCGGGGCCATGGGGGTCGTCGTCTCCGCGCGCCACGTGCAACTTGGATCGCGGGTGGCATTGAAATTCATGCTCCCCGAGGTGCTCGCGGTTCGCGGAGCGGCGGCCCGTTTCCTTCGAGAGGCGCGCGCGGCGGCTCGTTTGCGCGGAGAGCATATCGTGCGCGTGAGCGACGTGGGCACCTTGGAAACGGGGGCGCCGTACATCGTGATGGAATTTCTCGAAGGCTCCGATCTCGATGCCGTGTTGCGCGCGCGGGGCCCGCTCCCCGTTCGTGAAGCGTTGGGTTACGTCCTGGATGCCTGCGAAGCGCTGGACGAGGCGCATCGCGCCGGCATCGTGCACCGCGACATCAAGCCCAAGAATTTGTTTCTGACACGCCGTCCCAATGGGACCGCGCTCATCAAAGTACTCGATTTTGGCATCTCCAAACTGACGGACGCGGCGGAGGACTTTCACGCGACGGCCACGCGAACGGGCGCGGTCCTCGGTTCACCGGCCTTCATGGCCCCCGAGCAGATTCGGAGCGCAAAGCATGTCGATGCGCGCGCGGACATCTATGCGCTGGGATCGCTCGTCTATTACTTGGTTTCGAAGACGTTCCCATTCGATGCGGAGACCATCGGTGAGCTCTTCGGAAAAGTCCTCTACCTCGAGCCAATGCCGCTCCGCGCTCGCCGCCCCAATGTTCCGGCCTCGCTGGAGGCGATTGTATCGCGCTGCTTGCAGAAGGATCCGCTCGCGCGTTTCCCCGACGTACGAGAGCTCATGAGCGCGCTCCGCTCGGTCCTGGACGCGATGCCCCCCGCGCGCAACGAATCGCTCGCCGCGAGGGAGCTGCATATCGAAGCCCGCTTCCAGCAGCGCGCGCGTGCGGCGGATCCCGTTTCGCATGCGACCGCGCAAAGTACGTTCCGTCATGCGGCCATCTCCTCTGCGCGCGCGCTCAACCCCAAGAGGGCACGGCCGGCGCTGCTGACGGGGTTATCGTTCGTCGTCGCGTTCGTTCTGCTCGTCGCCGGAGACGTGTCCGCGGTACGGCTGCGGTTGACCTACCGCGGGCTCTGA
- a CDS encoding peptidoglycan-binding protein has product MQYTIVQGDCLSSVASRFGFHHWRVIYDHPKNASFREKRPNPNLIYPGDELFIPEKEPKSIKGSTGKVHTIVVQRPMAHLRLRLSQVDGSPVAGAAYTLRVGWFEAKGTTSDDGFVEQDIPSHEAHATLSLEGSGVEKPLQLGSLDPIDTVSGVQARLRNLGYDCGPIDGIVGPKTKAGTRSFQRDNPPLAVDGVCGPKTRAVLLEKYGC; this is encoded by the coding sequence ATGCAGTACACGATCGTTCAAGGGGACTGCCTGTCGAGCGTCGCCTCGCGTTTTGGATTTCACCATTGGCGCGTCATTTACGATCATCCGAAGAATGCGTCCTTCCGGGAGAAGAGGCCCAATCCCAATCTGATCTACCCCGGCGACGAGCTGTTCATCCCCGAGAAGGAGCCAAAGTCCATCAAAGGCTCGACCGGAAAGGTGCACACGATCGTGGTGCAGCGACCCATGGCTCACCTGCGTCTGCGCCTCTCCCAGGTGGACGGCAGCCCGGTCGCGGGCGCCGCGTATACGCTGCGCGTCGGTTGGTTCGAGGCAAAAGGCACCACGTCGGACGATGGGTTCGTCGAGCAGGACATCCCCTCGCACGAAGCCCACGCGACCCTGTCCCTCGAGGGTTCGGGGGTCGAGAAACCACTCCAACTCGGCTCCCTCGACCCGATCGATACCGTTTCGGGGGTGCAAGCGCGCTTGCGCAATCTCGGGTATGACTGCGGCCCCATCGACGGCATCGTCGGACCAAAGACCAAGGCCGGAACACGGTCCTTTCAGAGGGACAATCCGCCCCTCGCCGTGGACGGCGTGTGCGGCCCCAAGACCCGCGCGGTCCTGCTGGAGAAATATGGGTGCTGA